The genomic segment AGACACCCTTTCAGTCAAATGTCAATGTCTGCTCTTTCTTAACAGTGTTAATTAAGTGGAACTACCTAACCAATAATTTACCAATGAAACGGTAAATGCATATAAACATGAGATACATGAATGGAGTCTAAACTATAGGAATACTCTACCCACtagaaaataagaaacattGAAATTTACAAAGTAAACAGTAAATGCATATAAACATGAGATACATGAATGGAGTCTGAAACACAAGAATGCTCCTCCTACTAGAAAATCAGAAACAGTGAAACACATGCAGGAAAATCCCTGATTAATCTCACAACTGAAGTTCAAAAGtctatttatacaaaattacaCATTGCTTTCAGCCTTGCCCCTCCCCCTCACCTTATGAAGCTCACTTTTGTCTTGTCCAAACATCTGTATAAGTATAACAAAGAGATGCACTCCAACCAAATATTATTGTCGTATTTATTTTGGATAACTGATACAGGAtggcaaaaaaaaaagaatatgcCCATTTTTAGTACCATTTATATGCCTTCATCTTAAAAATTGTTAGTTTCTATACAGTGCCTGCAATTATCCTTGTTTctaatcatataattaaatttgttttatgatCAGGAACTAGGAACGTATCACAAAGATACGGATAGGAACCAGAAAAATATGATAGAACAACCAATTCCAGTTGTATTAATAACAGAGGTTCCAGCCAGAATCAATGAGATTCAGAGCATAGAAATAGCAgatgaaaaaaatcataacagGGAAAAATTCAACACAGCCCAATTCTATCCCAAGTTTCAGACAATTCCAGTCAACTTTCCCTACAACCACCTATTTatactttctctctctctaacaACTTATGCGCAGCCCAGGCCACTAATGCCAAGTTAGCAGTTAGTTAAGCACCCAATTCTATCCTTATTCTGATCAAGTGCAGTACCCCACTTCTGTATCCTAATGTACACCTTAGGCATAGGGGTCTTATTAGATACCATGGCAAGTCACAAAAAGACCAAGCCTGAGTATATCTCATGGAAACTGATTagtaaatgaaacaaaatttccACTCGATAggaaaaataaagtttcaatgaACTACATGTGATAGAAGAATTTAAAATCATTGCATCAATCTACAATTACAAACCATAtgcttacaaaaaaaaaaaaaacaattacaaaccaTATCGCTCTTGAAACTCAGGCGTGCTCTGCAGGAACTCCAGGCCTGGATGAGTTGCTAAAAGCTCACGAAGCACAGGCTTAAAATCATCCTGAAATGTAGTAGAGTATTGCTCTAAGAAAGATGGATATGAACAAAATATGAAAGCCAAAGAAATCAACAAGCAAGATCCCTTTAAAAAGATAAATCCTCCTAGAATGAAACTGAATTAAAATACGAAGTGACATTTTTTGATAGTCTAAGACTAAATGTACCTTTAGGATGAACAGAaggaatttaaaagaaataaaaagcaaaaggaaagaaaaataaattagagaaaaaaCCTGAGTAATGTAACTCAGCTGTGGTTgctttaatattttgaatattaccGTAGCTATATCCATTGTCAACATGTTGCCATTAATCCAATATTCAACAAATGCGTTCCTATATGAACATTTCACAAATTTAAGAATAAGTATAAGGAAATAATAACTTCTAGGCACAAGACCATTAATCAATGATTGCCTGCATTAGGCTAAAGGAGAGAACCAAATTAACCAATATACCTtatcaaatacaaaaaatttcaCCCAATAATTCAACCAGCATAACATATGGTGATGGGTGACAAAAGACGGAAATTCAGAAAAAGTAAAAGGATTTGCACTGAAAACATTTCATCAGTATGCCTACAAACATCTTTCCCGACTAAAATGACAACATATAGTGCCATCCACAACCTCAATGTCTTTGTTGTTTTAGTCGTCCAAGTTGCATCTGTGTGTGACATTCTCTTTGATTTCCCATCATTGATTCCAAATATCTGAACTTTTAAACTTGTGCAGTATCTTCTCCCAGTTTCACTTCCAATTGATTTTCCCTAATTGCTTGCTGTAATAGCAATACTAATACATATACTTTGCCTTACTTGTATGCAAACAAAAACCCTTTGATTCCAAAGGTTCTTTCCAAAGCTCAAGTTTAGACTAAACTTTCCTTGATTTCTTATTAAAACTATACCATTAAAAAACATGCAGTCAGGAGTATATTAGATGTAATCCTGTCCTCCAGTTTATACTTTGGCCTCTCCTAAATACTGTCTGGCTTCCCTTCCTTTGAGCCTTGGATGGTTCAATGCCAGAATATGTGTTATAAAAATTGGTGCAAAGAATAAAACACCCTTAAAATTAAACAgaagatttagaaaataaaatatatataaggtgGATCCgttaaaattaaacttattaCCAAAACTGAAATCAAGAAGCAATAAAATAGTGAGGCGTTAAGGTACCCATAGGCTTAAGAGAATCCACAAGTGATGGTGGAGATTTCATCAAGCAAATATAAATGTGCtggaaaatattttcaacacacacaaaaaaaaaaggaaaagggaaagaagaagaacaagataCAGGAAATGGATAATGTAGATCACAAGTCAGGAAAAGggtcaaatttcaaaacaagatgcttttacaaaaataaataattcaataattgGGAGTTCAGCTATGAAAAAACTTTTTGAATGACTTATGATATTTGTTATGCTAGCCCATTACCTAGACCTAAAAGTTTGAAATTCGCAGCAGCTCAAACAAGAATCGCAATCCATGACACCAAAAAAGTTAAcaagtttaagaaaaataaattacacaCCTTGTCACAACACCAGTTCCATTGTCAATCTTTCGGAAAAGAGTAGTGGAAAAAAAAGATGGCAGCTTGCAAACTTCCTTAGTAATTGATTTGAATTCTGacatttaaagaaaacaagTAAAATGATTCTCAGAACTGGCTGCTACAACTCTTtattatattagaaagtgaATTTATATAGAACATCCCCTTTTGATCTCTGGCAATacttaaaataagttatttttactCAACTTAAAGAGGGTGGTGTGAGAATCTGATTacttagaaaattaaaacatgaaCCTAATATAAAATCACTTTCCCCAGGTGCAACAAAATGGCCCTTTAGGCTATATCAGCTACTTATGTGTGATATCTCACCATGAACCTGCAGGCCATCCATATGTCGATGAAATGCTCGATCAATTTTAAACAAGCACTGTTCTTTGAGTTCATTTGTAGGTGGACGTCCATTTTGATAGTAGAACTGCAAATGAGCAAAAAATTGTGATTACATCAAAATGGAAGGAAATGAGAAAAAAGGAAGGATAAACACACACATAACAATCCCAGTACAATAGAAAGTTATCATCAAACAAAACCTAAGCTACGAGAACTGGACAGCAGTTCTTAATAGGATTGGTATAAATTATTTCCTACACATTCATGGGGGGTTTGCCAGCAGGGTTAGAAGTGTCCTTCTACTTTGGaacaactatttattattaagtaACAAGCTTAAGAAAAACCCCAATGTAAGAGTTTTTGTGATAATCTGCAGTTCATTCATTTCTTTGGGACATATGGTTGTTGTGCAAAGTCACATATTTAAGGATGTCTCTGTCAGTCGACCATCTATAAATATATGGGATAGTATGGTTTATAGCCTTTCTTTGGTGTTTCTGCACGAGACTGTCTAGGTAAAATTTGtcatttcatatataatatatgttatggGATTGAGCATCTTGGCTgaatgttttcttcttctcagggaggtattttctttttctgttttggaGGATGTCTTATCCTCCTTTCACAAATTCTtgagttttttaatttcttccCTATTCTATGAtacattttagaaattaaacGGAAAGGCATACCAGACTGCCCTAACCTGTGGTATCACTTCTTTAACTGGCTCACTGACAACTTTCAAAGGGGAACCCAAATTGGAAAACGCAACTCTTTGTTTCAGAATGCGAGGGGAACCAGATGTTCTTGGTGAAAGAGGCGGAGCAGTGCCAGCAGGAAACATGGAAGGCGCAGAATTACTGGTAGCATTTGGACTAGAGCAATTCCCCGGGACATTCAAGGGAACACCCGACTTTGCTTCATTGAGTAACGATGTTACCTGCATAATTAAAAAGGGAGATGTTAAAACAATATCACCAACTTTGCAGGCTATTTTTTGTGGAATGTCCAGGAGAACGGCATAACAGTTTCAGgaaatccaaaaacaaaatacaaaaggTATAGCGTTTTCAACCAGCATTTCATACATTTCAGTTATACCTATCTATTTATATTGTTCTGGAGTAGATAGGATATACAAAAACTTGGCCATGGTCATTTGTCGTAAGAGATAGAGCTATGGTAGTTGAAGTTGATTACAACACAATAATAAGTAGAACAACTCATTCATCCCTGAAAATTGATAATTCTCACATCTGTGTGGAACGGGACCCACAACTCAACGagttaacataatataaaactgaTGCATCTTTTCCCCAAACCTTAATTATCTAAATAATCATTGTCTTGTAACCACGGATACTATCTCGCCCCTTTCGACACCTCCATTGATTTATTTCAAATCGCTACATTCTTCATGCACACGTATACATACAAATATATCAACGAAGGGAACAAAAGCTAATCAAGGAGACTCCTCAAATCAGCAATGCAGCAAAGTTCAGATTCCGAAACGGAAGGAAGCCTACCAATCGATTACTTTCCGGAAGCGACAACCATTGGTCGAAGAGCTTCTCGATGAAATTGTGGTTAGACTTGAGTGCCAAAGCGGAAAAGTCTGGGAGCAGCAACAATTCGACGTCCAACGACGCCGCATCAGTGACGACGACCTCCATTTTCATCTAAAACAATCTCGTTACCGTATCTCTCATTCACAAACCAAATCACTGCGCACAGAGATCAACGCTGATCCtaagtttgatttttctttcctcctttaaaaaaaatgcatgaaGTTGATACTGCTATATCGAAATGGAACAAATGCGGTTCAGATATTCAGATTGGGAGCTTCAGGGGCACAACCCTAGATCTCttcacaattaaaatttagaatcaatcaacaaaaacataaaatatgtaCGGCAATGGTGATGTGATGAAATATTTGGAATGGACAGAAAGCGAAGGAAAACGAGAAAAGGTTATTGAGAGAGAAGGAACAAATAATAGTGCagaaagaaaagggaagagagcgagaatttgtttttttctcaaagaaaaatgaaattagaaagcaaaagaaacaaaaaattagaCTTGATAATCTTTtctatatgatattttttaaatttctaaaaatataaatatgtaattcttTGGTAGATAATATTAACGTATGGATGACGTAtgatattcatttattaataatttactattagttaatgtaaaattacattattgaatttctaaaagttgaaaaaaattagtaattatgtattttatacATGAAGAGATGgtaattgaatattattatattcttaggttttttgttaatttgaatgGATTTACAAAAATGTGATCGAAaaaatttgagagaatttgtgagagaataattgaaaaaatttgagagaatttgaagataaattttattattatttatttgagtaaatttggacgtaaataaaaaaaaagttataaaaattaatatagaattaaattgatgtaatagattaaaaaaatttattttcaaatttattcttataaaaaagtCACTTTGAGCATTTTTGTGGCATCCATGAACACGAAAAAAGATAggataaaaaaagtttaaataaacataaaataataattgcgGTCTGGAATCGATTTCTTTGTGTTGGTGTTGGATTCACGCCCCAACTGCACTCTTTCAACCCCTTATCCACAAACCAACCCCTAATTTTTGCTCTGCCACTTCCGTTGTGGGTACCCATTTGTCGATGAGTAGAGAAACTCGGAAGTTGAACTTACAGCATCGTCAATGACAACAGTTTCAACCGAATTCCTGTCGCATACCCTCTCACTTCGAACAAACTCGAAGAGTTCGTGGCATCCAAAACCCAACGCTGTCATCACATGCAGAATCCCGGTTCTAAATGAAGACAACCCCAGGAAGCGAAAGAACAACTACAATAAGGGAAACGGGAGGGTGAATTCTTCAGACACTGGGCCCCGACACTACGATTTTCGAGACACCCATCACATGAGAGCCCTCAACAGGTTGTGCAAAACGGGCAAGTACACCGAAGCCCTCTATTTTCTGGAGCAAATGGTGAAGAGGAATTACAAACCCGACGTCATTCTCTGCACCAAGCTCATCAAGGGCTTGTTCACTTCCAAGAAAACGGAGAAAGCGGTGCGAGTCATGGAGATTCTGGAACAGCATGGTGACCCTGATGCTTTTGCTTACAATGCAGTGATTAGTGGGTTCTGCAGGAGCGATAGATTTGATGCTGCAAATGGGGTGCTTGTAAGAATGAAGGACAGAGGATTCTCCCCTGATGTTGTCACCTACAACATTCTCATTGGGAGCCTCTGTGCAAGGGGAAAGCTTGATTTGGCTATGAAGGTTATGGATCAGTTGATGAAAGATAACTGCAACCCCACTGTGATCACTTACACCATCTTGATAGAAGCGACTATCATACACGGTGGCATTGATGAGGCAATGAAGCTTCTTGATGAGATGATGTCAAGAGGGCTTCAACCTGATATGTATACTTACAATGTGATTGTGAGGGGCATGTGCAAACAAGGATTGGTGTATCGAGCGTTTGACTTTGTTTGCAATTTGAGCACCACCCCGAGTTTGAACCTCTACAACTTGGTTTTGAAGGGTCTTTTGAATGAGGGAAGATGGGAAACTGGGGAGAGGTTGATGTCTGATATGATGTTGAAGGGTTGTGAGCCGAATGTTGTGACTTACAGCGTTTTGATTAATTCGCTTTGCCGTGATGGCAAAACTGGGGAGGCTGTGGATTTGTTAAAGGTTATGAAGGAGAAAGGGTTGAGCCCTGATGCTTATTGCTATGATCCGTTGATTTCTGCGTTCTGCAAAGAGGGAAAAGTGGATTTGGCTATAGggtttgtggatgatatgatATCTGCTGGGTGGTTACCTGATATTGTCAACTACAACACTATCATGGGGTCTCTGTGTAAGAAGGGAAGAGGTGATGAGGCTTTGACCATCTTTAAGAAGCTTGATGAAGTGGGCTGTCCTCCAAATGTGAGTTCATATAACACAATGTTGGGAGCACTGTGGAGTAGTGGGGACAAAATTAGAGCATTGGGGATGGTTTTGGAGATGCTGAACAACGGTGTTGATCCTGATAGGATCACTTATAATTCACTCATATCTTGTTTGTGCAGAGATGGGATGGTAGATGAAGCCATTGGATTGTTGGTAGACATGGAAAGGAGTGAGTGGCAACCTACTGTTATTAGTTACAACATTGTTCTTCTTGGGTTGTGCAAAGCACACAGAATGGTGGATGCCATTGAGGTGCTTGCTGTTATGGTTGACAATGGATGTCAGCCAAATGAAACAACCTACACGTTGTTGGTCGAAGGGGTTAGCTATGCTGGATGGCCAAGTGATGCTATGGAGCTGGCAAAATCCCTTGCTAGTATTAATGCTATTTCTCAAGATTTATTCAGACGTTTAAACAAACAAAGCCTTTTCCGTGCCTGATTCTCGTACACAAAGCTGATTTACCTGAGTCTTCTAATTGAGAGTTTGCTCAGATCATTTTAATGCGTCATTTGTTAATTTACTGTTTTAGAGGTGCAGTTTGAAGGACAGAAAATATCAAATGGACTGTCATTACCAAGTCTCTATTGTTTCAAGTGCCAAATTTTTGCCTCATTGTTTTCCGATGACTTGTACAGAAAATTGAAATCTGTCAAAATCTATAGCTTATACAGATCTTGCTAAACAATGATTAAAATATCACACGAGAACCTATTtctttatcattaaaaaaatcctTTTAATTTCTTAGCAGTAACAATTAGCAATTCCAACATACTATGATTTATgcagtaaataaaataatatagtggagatttaaaaataacttctcACTTGACAACGAACTGACGTGAAAGGTTAGGTAATTTGAGAGATTTCAAAAGGTTAATTCTACTCTATTCCTTAATGATTCGATGACATATTTTTAGTTCAGATTTTTATAGATGATACTACTTTTGGATCACCTAATAGATACATTCGCCAAGAATTCACAAGTTTTAACGCAGGAGTTCGAGAGGTTCGCGTTGGTGAACATGTCGGATTTCATCTTAAAATCAATTGGAGTTCAGTAAAATTCTCCAACAGAAATACAAATCGCACTCCAAGACCTGAGACAGACAATCCCCAGAGACCTGAGACAGATTACCCTTCTTTCTTGGACTTCAAGGTATCTTAATTTGTCAATCTAAATAATGCAATGAACTACAAAAGATGTTTGACATAGATAACtccaaaaaatcaaaaacacccATGATTACTACATGCTATCTTAATGTTATTGAAATGGGAAATTGCTCTTTAGATTGTATTATACAAGTCAACGGAACGAAATTAAAACTACCAAAATTAACACATGGACAAAACTTGAAGATTGGATTGACTTCAAAAATAACTTAACACCAGCACATGTTCTTGTCAACCACAACTACCGAAATTCTAGTTCATGCTGAGAGACAGTATTAGCCAATACCGTCGGATCTTGCAGCCCCACGCAACTATCCGTCAAAACTTCCCAACATGTTTTCCTACATTGGCAAATACCCACAGCAAAAATTAGAGAGTCTTAGCCACACAAATTAAGTAAAGATTAATTCACCGATGTTTACAATCTCAAGCACAAGAGTAGAGGTTTACTAAATAAAAATCTAGTAAAATGCCTTCCAACTTCATCTAATATTCTGATATCAAAAGCTAAGCTGACAgtagaaatgaaattaaaattcaagGATATGCTAGAATTAACAAAAGAATTGATGGAATGGAATTATAATAGATTCcattatttgaattgtttaaagtTAGTTTACAGTGAAATAAGATGGAACGCAATCCCTTCCATAACATCCAACACCTCCTCTTTCATCCATCTAACTTGAGGGTATAATATAGAATctgtcttctttcttttttacatttcaTCATAAAAGTAATAGTAAGTTTGCCCCCATCTTACTCTATTCTATTTTGCTCCATCACCTCGCATTCCATTTCATTTACCACTAGATATCCAAACATAAACTTAAACATTATTACAAGAAACTCAACTCTCTAGTAGCCTTATGGCCTATATAACATGgacatttcattttattaatgtCAACAacttaaaatgtaattattgcTTAAGATCAACGATAGTCAATTGTacttaatttagtaaaatgtaATAGCACCCAGGGTGGTTGCAAATTGTCACTATCGACCTGAAAGAACGAGGCAAGTtgtaaattaacaaaaaaagaagGGAAAATGCACTAAAGCAATGTCATTGTAACACGTATctgttttaagaaaaaaaagaaaaaaaaaaacattctgAACTAGAATAGAAACAAAAGACTTATGGAGTTAGCTATCATTACATTCCACCAATAATCAACCTCAGAAAGAAGGATTTGGATCCCCTTGTGTTCAGGGGAAGATTTGTTCCCCAAATTCTTTATCTCTATAATCTCTACCACGAATAGGGAGAAATAGAATTAGAGAAAACTTAGGGTGTGTAACACCGACATCTCACTCCAATCTTAACCATGAttagaaagaaagagaattaGAGAGAACTTAGGAAGTGTGAAACTAATTCAAATAGGCACGATCAAATTCCCACGAGCAAAAGGGATCAAAAGAATTACCTGAGAGAACGTATAATCTGTACGTGACCTGAAGTGTGAAATTGTGCCTATCTTTATACACAAACTTCAACTAATCCAAAATGATTTCTTCTTTCAGAATATTCCATTTGATCAACGTCTGATGCAAATCATTAGCCTCCCTTTGCATTCCCCCATCAGCGACAGCTTTGATTAAAGCAGAATATATCCTCTTATCTGGATTGCATTGACTTTTCACCATCAAATCTAGCACTTGAATTGCAATCTCAACCTTCTTTTGCCTGCATAATCCAAGGATTACACATTTATATGCAGTACTTTTAATCCGTTG from the Vigna angularis cultivar LongXiaoDou No.4 chromosome 3, ASM1680809v1, whole genome shotgun sequence genome contains:
- the LOC108323084 gene encoding pentatricopeptide repeat-containing protein At3g04760, chloroplastic; its protein translation is MTTVSTEFLSHTLSLRTNSKSSWHPKPNAVITCRIPVLNEDNPRKRKNNYNKGNGRVNSSDTGPRHYDFRDTHHMRALNRLCKTGKYTEALYFLEQMVKRNYKPDVILCTKLIKGLFTSKKTEKAVRVMEILEQHGDPDAFAYNAVISGFCRSDRFDAANGVLVRMKDRGFSPDVVTYNILIGSLCARGKLDLAMKVMDQLMKDNCNPTVITYTILIEATIIHGGIDEAMKLLDEMMSRGLQPDMYTYNVIVRGMCKQGLVYRAFDFVCNLSTTPSLNLYNLVLKGLLNEGRWETGERLMSDMMLKGCEPNVVTYSVLINSLCRDGKTGEAVDLLKVMKEKGLSPDAYCYDPLISAFCKEGKVDLAIGFVDDMISAGWLPDIVNYNTIMGSLCKKGRGDEALTIFKKLDEVGCPPNVSSYNTMLGALWSSGDKIRALGMVLEMLNNGVDPDRITYNSLISCLCRDGMVDEAIGLLVDMERSEWQPTVISYNIVLLGLCKAHRMVDAIEVLAVMVDNGCQPNETTYTLLVEGVSYAGWPSDAMELAKSLASINAISQDLFRRLNKQSLFRA